The Xenopus tropicalis strain Nigerian chromosome 7, UCB_Xtro_10.0, whole genome shotgun sequence genome includes a region encoding these proteins:
- the vdac2 gene encoding voltage-dependent anion-selective channel protein 2 — MAVPPSYADLGKSARDIFNKGYGFGLVKLDVKTKSATGVEFATSGSSNTDSGKVNGSLETKYKWGEYGLTFTEKWNTDNTLGTEIAIEDQIAKGLKLTFDTTFSPNTGKKSGKVKAAYKREYVNLGCDVDFDFAGPAIHGSAVVGYEGWLAGYQMTFDSAKSKLTKNNFAVGYKTGDFQLHTNVNDGSEFAGSIYQKVSDKMETAVNLAWTSGNNSTRFGIAAKYQLDSHASISAKVNNSSLVGVGYTQTLRPGVKLTLSALVDGKNINAGGHKLGLGLELEA, encoded by the exons ATGGCTGTCCCACCATCCTATGCTGATCTTGGTAAATCTGCCAGAGATATATTCAACAAAGGATATG gtTTTGGACTGGTGAAACTCGATGTTAAGACCAAATCTGCAACTGGAGTG gaatTCGCAACATCTGGTTCCTCAAACACAGACTCGGGCAAAGTAAATGGCAGCCTAGAAACTAAATACAAATGGGGAGAATATGGATTAACCTTCACAGAGAAGTGGAATACAGACAACACTTTGGGGACAGAAATTGCCATTGAAGACCAG ATTGCTAAGGGTTTGAAGCTGACATTCGACACAACATTTTCACCAAATACTGG CAAGAAGAGTGGTAAAGTTAAAGCTGCCTACAAACGGGAGTATGTCAATTTGGGATGTGATGTGGACTTTGATTTTGCGGGCCCTGCCATCCATGGTTCAGCTGTCGTTGGGTACGAAGGGTGGCTGGCTGGTTATCAGATGACTTTTGACAGTGCCAAATCCAAGCTGACAAAGaacaactttgcagttggttatAAGACGGGAGACTTCCAGCTTCACACCAATGT TAATGATGGGTCAGAATTTGCTGGCTCTATCTATCAAAAAGTCAGTGACAAAATGGAGACCGCTGTCAACTTGGCTTGGACTTCAGGCAATAACAGCACACGTTTTGGTATTGCTGCAAAGTATCAGCTGGACTCCCATGCGTCCATCTCT GCAAAGGTGAACAATTCCAGCCTTGTAGGTGTAGGTTACACCCAGACCTTAAGGCCAG gtGTAAAGCTGACACTCTCTGCGCTGGTAGATGGAAAGAACATAAATGCTGGTGGACACAAACT